A portion of the Acidisarcina polymorpha genome contains these proteins:
- a CDS encoding Rossmann-like and DUF2520 domain-containing protein — protein sequence MLIAKFNGTIRYMSAASSGKKAARFPLRRGISVIGAGNWGTSLALAIVKSGLRLAEVVNRAKSDRPPPWGSPNAVDWEEAQLDAEVLWICVPDREIAGVAQQIAERRADLRRQTVLHSSGALTVKELTVVKQRGAAVAAIAPIFSFPTREPVGLENVLFAVESSPPLSRKLAALVRRLGGRPIHVHSSKKALYHAAATMASPLLVSAIDGAVSMAGMAGLTKADAEAVVQTLAMATLRNYFERGRTASFSGAFARGDVGTVKLHLRGLLAHPNLYTLYQALAQNAIATLPVKNRSDLEKAMQLNIPAARMKRRPGK from the coding sequence GTGCTGATAGCCAAATTCAACGGTACCATCCGGTATATGAGCGCAGCCTCTTCAGGGAAAAAAGCAGCACGTTTCCCCCTTCGCCGAGGAATATCGGTAATTGGCGCAGGAAATTGGGGAACTTCTCTCGCGCTGGCGATCGTGAAGTCTGGATTAAGGCTCGCTGAAGTGGTCAATCGCGCCAAGAGCGATCGTCCGCCGCCCTGGGGCAGCCCGAATGCGGTGGACTGGGAAGAGGCTCAACTCGATGCTGAGGTCCTGTGGATCTGCGTTCCAGATAGAGAAATTGCTGGAGTTGCACAACAGATTGCGGAGCGCAGGGCAGATCTGCGACGGCAGACCGTTCTGCACTCGAGCGGAGCGCTGACGGTGAAGGAACTGACCGTGGTAAAACAGCGCGGAGCGGCAGTGGCCGCTATTGCGCCGATTTTCAGCTTTCCGACGCGAGAGCCGGTTGGGCTTGAGAATGTCCTTTTTGCCGTGGAATCCTCGCCGCCGCTCTCGAGAAAGCTGGCGGCGCTGGTGCGAAGACTCGGCGGCAGGCCGATCCACGTTCATTCCAGTAAAAAGGCGCTCTACCACGCAGCAGCCACGATGGCTTCCCCTTTACTTGTCAGCGCCATCGATGGCGCAGTCTCAATGGCCGGAATGGCTGGGCTCACGAAAGCGGACGCCGAGGCGGTCGTCCAGACGCTGGCTATGGCGACCTTAAGGAATTACTTCGAGCGGGGCAGGACGGCGAGCTTCAGCGGAGCCTTTGCCCGGGGCGACGTTGGCACCGTGAAACTGCATCTTCGGGGATTGCTGGCGCATCCCAACCTGTACACGCTCTACCAGGCCTTGGCCCAGAATGCGATCGCGACCCTTCCGGTCAAGAATCGGTCCGATTTGGAAAAGGCAATGCAATTGAATATTCCGGCCGCGCGGATGAAACGGCGGCCCGGAAAATGA
- the bshC gene encoding bacillithiol biosynthesis cysteine-adding enzyme BshC translates to MTQHTECYPISILPHSSKLFLDYAEHREPLLPFFPSSPYSNGWMLHRSLLPETSRQRIADVLEEQSREFGAGRKASDNIEALRRGANAVVTGQQVTLLGGPLYTLFKAATAIRKAHDASAAGHPHVPIFWLASEDHDLAEADHVTFPSRHELHTLKLRMPEGAVVSPVGGLALGDAIQRVVSEAAGLLEPGPVMEALEEFYQPGERFSRAFGRLLSRVFEAEGLIVLDASSRECHALGAEVLRQAITSAEVLHNALIERDKLLVEHGYHSQVLVTPQSGLLFLIDAETGARLPLKRVGGRSGSGEFAAGRKNYSESALLEILEKEPERLSPNALLRPVFQDAILPTSAYIGGPAEIAYFAQSQVLYERMLGRTTPVLPRLSATLIEPSAAELLHRHELALTDVISLRPEELAVRLGARAMPIESKRKLSATGKSLEAELDELTAYMGSLDEGLGRSALVAASKMRYQMNRLRRLSANYQLQREASLRRHADSVALALFPDHHLQERLIGAAWFLSRYGEALPSLLVEHAAQECPGHKAIFL, encoded by the coding sequence ATGACGCAACATACGGAGTGTTACCCGATATCGATCCTTCCGCACTCCAGCAAGCTCTTTTTGGATTATGCCGAGCATCGTGAACCGTTGCTGCCGTTCTTTCCATCCAGCCCTTACTCGAACGGCTGGATGCTCCATCGCTCCCTTCTTCCCGAGACGTCGCGGCAAAGGATAGCCGATGTCCTTGAGGAGCAGAGTCGTGAATTTGGCGCCGGGAGGAAAGCTTCGGACAACATCGAGGCGCTGCGGCGAGGCGCCAACGCAGTTGTGACTGGACAGCAGGTGACGCTGTTAGGCGGTCCACTGTATACGCTATTTAAGGCAGCAACCGCAATCCGGAAGGCACATGACGCCAGCGCCGCCGGTCATCCGCATGTTCCGATATTCTGGCTGGCCAGCGAAGACCATGATCTGGCCGAAGCCGATCACGTGACCTTTCCGTCCCGGCATGAACTCCATACGCTGAAGCTCCGAATGCCGGAGGGAGCCGTCGTCTCCCCGGTCGGAGGATTGGCCTTGGGTGACGCCATCCAGAGGGTGGTGAGCGAAGCTGCCGGATTACTCGAGCCCGGTCCGGTGATGGAGGCTCTCGAGGAGTTCTATCAGCCAGGAGAACGGTTTAGCCGCGCCTTTGGGCGGCTGCTTTCGCGGGTCTTCGAGGCCGAAGGATTGATCGTTCTTGATGCGTCGAGCCGCGAATGTCATGCCTTGGGAGCAGAGGTCCTGCGCCAGGCGATTACTTCAGCGGAAGTCCTGCACAACGCGCTGATCGAGCGGGACAAGCTCCTGGTGGAGCACGGATACCACTCCCAGGTGCTGGTAACGCCGCAGTCCGGGCTGCTGTTCTTGATCGATGCCGAAACCGGGGCGCGCCTGCCGCTCAAGCGGGTGGGTGGACGCTCCGGAAGTGGCGAGTTTGCTGCAGGCAGAAAGAACTATTCTGAGTCAGCGTTGCTCGAGATCCTAGAGAAAGAGCCGGAGAGGCTAAGCCCCAATGCGTTGCTGCGGCCGGTCTTTCAGGACGCCATTCTGCCTACCTCGGCATATATCGGCGGACCAGCCGAGATAGCCTATTTCGCCCAGTCACAGGTGCTCTATGAACGAATGCTGGGACGGACGACGCCGGTATTACCAAGGCTGAGCGCGACCCTAATCGAGCCGTCCGCCGCGGAATTGTTGCATCGGCACGAACTGGCCTTAACGGATGTGATCTCCCTGCGCCCCGAGGAGTTGGCGGTCCGGCTGGGTGCGCGGGCGATGCCAATCGAAAGCAAGCGCAAACTGTCGGCAACCGGAAAGTCTCTTGAGGCCGAACTGGATGAACTTACCGCTTACATGGGATCGCTCGATGAAGGCCTGGGACGATCTGCCCTGGTAGCGGCCTCGAAAATGCGCTACCAGATGAACCGGCTGCGTCGACTGAGCGCGAACTATCAATTGCAGCGCGAAGCAAGCCTGCGCCGCCATGCCGATTCGGTAGCTCTAGCCCTCTTTCCCGATCATCACCTCCAGGAGCGGCTTATCGGAGCAGCCTGGTTTCTTTCGCGCTATGGCGAGGCACTGCCTTCCCTGCTGGTTGAACATGCGGCGCAGGAATGTCCGGGACATAAAGCTATATTTCTCTAG
- a CDS encoding oligogalacturonate lyase family protein, which produces MNQFVSSACKFSRSLVSTRSRRTAVRFVTFMLVLPVVSGCLSPGRAAATPAAGAQAPPSSSADSYVDPMTGHKVVRLSREPGRGSYSIYFHQNVFTGTGDKVVWTHINAGPGQSLWSTDISGGQPFGSGKSTHLADTIRLLGFPVVGKQSRDVYYINDHSILATNLDTLKTRTIATTPADWDMSVSGTQGLSINADETLLAGAVTTGADKIGQAPAGASSAQAAAARQNKIQATFQAHLPSFLYTVDLRSGKINVILRGTDWYDHVQFSPTDPNLMLFDYEGPWDKTDRLHLIHADGSGLVSFRPKQTPTDAVGHEFWGPDGQTIWFDLSQNNGKGRFLTGRSVQGGAEKQYAIEQPEFSRHYNISHSGKIFVGDGDTGGSHNPMIQLLLPQPNGTLQQVPLASVAQNDYSKREPNVIFTPDDQWVIYSSTQSGQSEVYAVSVNK; this is translated from the coding sequence ATGAATCAGTTTGTTTCGTCAGCATGTAAGTTTTCGCGGTCTCTGGTTTCCACTCGCTCGCGCCGAACCGCAGTCCGATTTGTCACTTTTATGCTGGTATTGCCGGTAGTAAGCGGATGTTTGTCACCAGGACGAGCGGCAGCGACCCCAGCCGCGGGTGCGCAAGCTCCCCCGAGCTCCTCCGCCGATTCGTATGTCGATCCAATGACCGGCCACAAGGTAGTGCGTCTCTCCCGGGAACCGGGACGGGGTTCGTACAGCATTTATTTCCATCAGAACGTATTCACAGGAACCGGAGACAAAGTGGTTTGGACCCATATCAATGCGGGTCCTGGTCAGAGCCTTTGGTCGACCGACATCAGCGGTGGGCAGCCGTTCGGGAGCGGTAAAAGCACTCATCTTGCCGACACCATCCGTCTCCTCGGTTTCCCGGTAGTGGGCAAACAGAGCAGAGATGTCTATTACATCAATGATCACAGCATTCTAGCCACCAATCTGGACACGTTGAAGACTCGGACGATCGCGACCACGCCTGCAGACTGGGACATGTCGGTCTCGGGCACCCAGGGGTTGAGCATCAACGCGGATGAGACTTTGCTGGCGGGCGCGGTGACTACGGGTGCCGACAAGATCGGCCAGGCGCCCGCAGGGGCGAGCAGCGCGCAGGCTGCTGCGGCGCGGCAAAACAAGATTCAAGCGACCTTTCAGGCTCATCTTCCCAGCTTCCTGTATACCGTGGACCTTCGTTCCGGCAAGATCAACGTCATCCTGCGCGGTACGGATTGGTATGACCATGTGCAGTTTTCACCGACAGATCCGAATTTAATGTTGTTCGATTATGAAGGGCCGTGGGACAAGACGGACCGGCTGCACCTGATCCACGCAGACGGCAGTGGCCTGGTCAGCTTCCGTCCTAAACAGACGCCTACAGATGCGGTCGGCCATGAATTCTGGGGTCCGGACGGGCAAACGATTTGGTTCGACCTCTCCCAGAACAATGGCAAAGGCCGTTTCTTGACGGGCCGTAGCGTACAGGGCGGCGCGGAGAAACAGTATGCAATTGAGCAGCCGGAGTTTTCCCGGCACTACAACATCTCGCATAGTGGCAAAATCTTCGTTGGCGATGGAGACACCGGCGGCTCGCATAATCCGATGATCCAGCTACTCCTGCCACAGCCGAATGGGACGCTGCAGCAGGTGCCACTGGCAAGCGTGGCGCAGAATGATTACAGCAAGCGCGAGCCGAATGTGATCTTCACCCCCGACGATCAATGGGTGATCTATTCCTCCACCCAGAGCGGGCAAAGCGAGGTCTACGCAGTCAGCGTGAACAAGTAG
- a CDS encoding PHP domain-containing protein translates to MDNRQIANLLAETADLLEIAAGDPFRIRSYRRAAEAVESSTIPLSQLAVEDPKKLLTIAGIGKGMAANILEIEKAGTLPLREELLVKYKPSMLELLKLPGMGPKSVALFWEVLQVADIDQLEAAIAAGKLEELPRFGAKAAEKLKKGIAEYRKNSGRFHLDDAEIAAEKITAYLLEFPGIDRVTPAGSLRRGRDTVGDLDLLATGPICEEDKVGPAVDYMAAYPPIASLIAKGANKVSFRLRSGLQVDVRLLPQGSYGAALQYFTGSKMHNVTVRQRALKRGYTLSEYALAKVEDGAFVAGATEEEIYAALGMDWIAPELRENNGELEAALEHRLPQLITQADIRGDVHMHTVATDGSNTIREMAEAALARGYEYIAITDHSKNLAMTNGLDDQRALTHIAAIRQVERDMAEEFYEREKREPEGSPLKPRPGSSGTATSPRQLPIRVLAGIEVDILADGQLDLADETLAQMDIVIASVHTLFSQSIEEMTARVLRALENPYLKILGHPTGRKLLRRDAYQIHLPQIFQAAAAAGVAMEHNSNPNRLDLCDRDLKMAKEAGCKIVVNTDAHHTSEMENMRYGIRQLRRAWLTKEDVLNTLPADEFLETVKRR, encoded by the coding sequence ATGGATAACCGTCAGATTGCCAATCTTCTCGCCGAAACCGCCGACCTGCTCGAAATCGCTGCCGGCGACCCATTCCGCATCCGCTCTTATCGCCGCGCCGCGGAAGCGGTTGAGTCCTCCACTATCCCCCTCAGTCAACTGGCTGTTGAAGACCCCAAAAAACTGCTTACGATCGCCGGCATTGGCAAGGGCATGGCAGCGAACATTCTGGAGATCGAGAAGGCCGGGACCCTGCCGCTTCGCGAGGAGTTGCTGGTCAAGTACAAACCCTCGATGCTCGAACTCCTCAAGCTTCCTGGCATGGGGCCGAAATCCGTGGCGCTCTTCTGGGAGGTCCTCCAGGTTGCCGACATCGACCAGCTCGAAGCCGCCATTGCGGCGGGCAAGCTCGAGGAACTTCCCCGCTTCGGCGCCAAGGCGGCCGAAAAGCTGAAGAAAGGCATCGCCGAATACCGCAAGAACTCCGGCCGCTTCCATCTTGACGATGCCGAGATTGCCGCTGAAAAAATAACCGCCTACCTGCTTGAGTTTCCCGGCATCGACCGGGTCACGCCTGCGGGATCGTTGCGGCGCGGCCGCGATACGGTTGGCGACCTGGACCTGCTCGCGACTGGTCCCATTTGCGAGGAAGACAAAGTCGGGCCAGCGGTCGACTACATGGCCGCCTACCCTCCAATCGCCTCGCTGATTGCCAAGGGCGCGAACAAGGTCAGCTTCCGTCTGCGCTCCGGCCTGCAGGTCGATGTACGGCTGCTCCCGCAAGGCTCGTACGGGGCTGCGCTCCAATATTTCACCGGGTCCAAGATGCATAACGTGACCGTCCGCCAGCGGGCCTTGAAGCGCGGCTACACGCTCTCTGAGTACGCCCTGGCCAAGGTTGAAGATGGCGCCTTTGTTGCCGGCGCCACTGAAGAGGAGATCTACGCGGCGCTCGGCATGGACTGGATCGCCCCCGAACTCCGCGAGAATAACGGCGAACTCGAAGCCGCCCTCGAACACCGCCTCCCGCAACTGATCACTCAGGCCGACATCCGCGGCGACGTCCACATGCACACCGTCGCCACCGATGGCTCGAATACCATTCGCGAGATGGCCGAAGCGGCGCTGGCGCGCGGCTACGAGTACATCGCCATCACCGACCACTCCAAAAATCTCGCCATGACCAACGGCCTCGACGACCAGCGGGCATTGACCCACATCGCCGCCATTCGCCAGGTCGAGAGGGACATGGCTGAGGAATTCTACGAGAGGGAAAAAAGAGAGCCTGAGGGTAGTCCACTCAAGCCCCGCCCTGGCTCGAGTGGAACGGCCACCTCCCCAAGGCAATTGCCGATCCGGGTCCTGGCAGGAATCGAAGTCGATATACTTGCCGACGGCCAACTCGACCTCGCTGACGAGACCCTCGCTCAGATGGACATTGTCATCGCGAGTGTGCACACTCTCTTTAGCCAGTCGATCGAGGAGATGACTGCCCGGGTGCTGCGCGCGCTCGAAAACCCCTACCTCAAAATTCTCGGACACCCCACCGGCCGCAAGCTGCTCCGCCGCGACGCCTACCAGATCCACCTGCCGCAGATCTTCCAAGCTGCGGCCGCAGCGGGAGTCGCCATGGAACACAACTCCAACCCCAACCGCCTCGACCTATGCGATCGCGATCTGAAGATGGCTAAAGAAGCCGGCTGCAAGATCGTCGTCAATACCGACGCCCACCACACCAGCGAGATGGAGAATATGCGTTATGGAATTAGGCAGCTGCGGAGGGCCTGGCTGACCAAGGAAGATGTGCTGAATACGCTGCCGGCGGATGAATTCCTCGAAACCGTAAAGCGTAGATGA
- a CDS encoding GNAT family N-acetyltransferase, translating to MTIPSKVTKSRFEFEEDGEVAWLEFDRDDQGWMTLWHTEVPPPLRGRGIAATLARTALEYARDENLKVDVICPLVANYLQKNPEFNGLVGIKR from the coding sequence ATGACCATCCCCAGCAAAGTCACTAAAAGCCGTTTCGAGTTTGAAGAAGACGGAGAGGTAGCGTGGCTCGAGTTCGATCGCGACGACCAGGGATGGATGACCCTCTGGCACACCGAAGTTCCACCACCCCTGCGCGGACGAGGCATCGCCGCAACCCTCGCCCGCACCGCGCTTGAATACGCCCGCGACGAGAATCTCAAAGTCGATGTCATCTGCCCGCTGGTCGCCAACTACCTCCAAAAGAACCCGGAGTTCAACGGCCTGGTTGGTATCAAGCGCTAA
- a CDS encoding DUF2277 domain-containing protein, translated as MCRNIKMLFNFDPPVTEEEVRAASLQFVRKISGFNKPSKANEPAFLSAVEEIAQASSRLLHLLETSAPAKSREEEAAKAKARNATRFAG; from the coding sequence ATGTGCAGGAATATCAAAATGCTTTTCAACTTCGATCCTCCAGTCACTGAGGAGGAGGTCCGCGCAGCTTCGTTGCAGTTTGTAAGGAAGATCAGCGGGTTCAACAAGCCGTCGAAGGCGAATGAACCAGCATTCTTATCTGCGGTCGAGGAGATCGCCCAGGCATCGAGCCGCTTGCTGCACCTACTCGAAACCAGCGCTCCCGCGAAGAGCCGGGAAGAAGAGGCAGCCAAGGCAAAGGCGCGCAACGCTACCCGGTTTGCCGGCTGA
- a CDS encoding sensor domain-containing diguanylate cyclase: MLISIAASYGAFSFAQRFANSKGVAHWVWMASGSLAMGLGIWSTHYLGMLAVRLPVEVFYHIPTVLLSLLLAVAASVIALMVVSREELRKWQIGIGSVLMGSGIGAMHYTGMHAMRSTAMHQYHAPLVLLSVVVAVGFSWTSLWIAFSVRKRYDHREVFRLGGATLMGLGIAAMHYTAMSAVTFRSGGMMAFSTEHTIRISNLGVAAVVLTTGFVLLGALLTTILDRELYQRLSEDRDRLRAVTEASTDALFICTAVRNTRGEIEDFLLTYLNKNVELIVDQPPEKLLGNKMFEMFPLHRAAGLLELYQCVVITGVPLTYEFAIKENEVISNWIRVQAVKLKDGLAIWASDVTMRKLKEQSVFYKAQHDPLTGLVNRSLLNDRVAQAIERAKRCANKVAVLLIDLDNFKRINDSLGHAAGDGVLLAVAGRLSNSVRASDSVIRIGGDEFVIVMPGIDRPADINARAERIIESFQPAVALEGVELQVTCSLGIALYPDSALDVEELLAKADSAMYVAKHRGKNQYEVFQSSKSLMATVV, from the coding sequence GTGCTGATATCAATCGCTGCTTCGTACGGCGCCTTCAGCTTTGCGCAACGATTCGCCAACTCCAAAGGAGTGGCGCATTGGGTGTGGATGGCTAGCGGTTCGCTGGCTATGGGTCTCGGCATATGGTCCACGCACTACCTTGGCATGTTGGCCGTCCGCCTTCCGGTAGAAGTCTTTTACCACATCCCTACCGTGTTGCTTTCCCTGCTTCTCGCAGTTGCCGCCTCAGTTATCGCTCTCATGGTCGTCAGCAGAGAAGAACTTCGCAAGTGGCAGATCGGTATAGGAAGCGTACTGATGGGGTCCGGCATCGGTGCCATGCATTACACCGGCATGCATGCCATGCGGTCCACGGCAATGCACCAGTACCATGCGCCGCTGGTTCTGCTTTCGGTTGTGGTTGCGGTCGGATTCTCGTGGACGTCGCTGTGGATCGCGTTCTCGGTACGCAAGCGCTATGACCACCGGGAGGTTTTTCGGCTGGGTGGAGCCACGCTGATGGGCCTGGGGATTGCAGCGATGCATTACACGGCGATGAGCGCGGTCACCTTCCGATCCGGGGGGATGATGGCCTTCTCTACGGAACACACGATTCGCATCTCGAACCTGGGCGTCGCTGCGGTTGTTCTGACCACTGGTTTCGTCTTGCTGGGCGCTCTGCTGACCACGATCCTCGACCGAGAGCTCTACCAGCGATTGAGCGAAGACCGCGACCGGCTGCGTGCAGTGACGGAAGCCAGCACGGATGCCTTATTTATCTGCACGGCGGTGCGAAACACCCGCGGAGAGATCGAAGATTTCCTTCTCACCTACCTGAACAAGAACGTCGAACTGATAGTCGATCAGCCCCCTGAAAAGCTGTTGGGCAATAAGATGTTCGAGATGTTTCCCCTTCACCGGGCTGCTGGTCTTCTCGAGCTCTACCAGTGCGTTGTAATTACTGGAGTACCGCTGACTTACGAGTTTGCCATCAAGGAAAATGAAGTCATCAGCAACTGGATTCGCGTCCAGGCGGTGAAGTTGAAGGATGGGCTTGCGATTTGGGCATCCGATGTGACTATGCGAAAGCTGAAGGAGCAGAGCGTCTTCTATAAGGCTCAACACGATCCCCTGACTGGCTTGGTGAACCGCAGCCTTTTGAACGATCGAGTTGCGCAGGCGATCGAGCGGGCTAAGCGCTGTGCGAATAAGGTGGCCGTGCTTTTAATCGATCTTGATAATTTCAAGCGGATCAATGACAGCCTTGGGCATGCCGCCGGGGATGGAGTTCTCTTAGCTGTGGCTGGCCGCCTCAGCAATTCGGTACGCGCGTCCGACTCGGTGATCCGCATCGGCGGCGATGAATTTGTGATCGTCATGCCAGGAATCGACCGTCCGGCGGATATCAACGCGCGCGCCGAAAGGATCATTGAATCGTTCCAGCCCGCCGTAGCGCTTGAGGGAGTGGAACTTCAGGTAACGTGCAGCCTCGGCATCGCACTGTACCCGGATTCGGCGCTCGATGTTGAGGAACTGCTTGCAAAAGCCGATTCCGCTATGTATGTCGCCAAACATCGCGGCAAGAACCAGTATGAAGTCTTCCAATCCAGCAAGTCGCTTATGGCCACCGTCGTCTAG